In Arachis hypogaea cultivar Tifrunner chromosome 2, arahy.Tifrunner.gnm2.J5K5, whole genome shotgun sequence, a genomic segment contains:
- the LOC112738180 gene encoding uncharacterized protein: MRKLRFHEKKLLKKVNFLEWKREGGRRENQVMQRYHLTGRDDYKKYSSICGMIQKLVNILKQMDPKDPFRVDMTDKLLEKLYNCGVIPTRQSITLCERITVSSFCRRRLATVLVRLKFAEYLKEAVTYIEQGHIRVGPETVTDPAFHVTRNMEDFITWVDSSKIKRKVLQYNDKLDDYDLMN, encoded by the exons ATGAGGAAGCTAAGGTTTCATGAGAAGAAGCTACTGAAGAAGGTTAACTTCTTAGAATGGAAGAGAGAAGGTGGTCGCAGAGAAAACCAAGTTATGCAGCGTTACCATCTTACTGGACGTGATGATTACAAAAA ATATTCGAGCATATGCGGCATGATTCAGAAGTTGGTAAATATATTGAAGCAAATGGACCCCAAGGACCCTTTCCGTGTCGACATGACTGATAAGCTCTTGGAAAAGCT TTACAACTGTGGTGTGATTCCAACCAGGCAAAGCATCACATTATGTGAACGTATAACTGTGTCATCCTTCTGCAG GCGCAGGCTTGCAACTGTTTTGGTGCGACTAAAATTCGCAGAATATCTGAAAGAAGCTGTGACGTACATTGAGCAGGGGCATATACGAGTTGGTCCGGAGACAGTTACGGATCCAGCTTTCCATGTGACTAGAAATATGGAAGACTTCATTACATGGGTGGATTCGTCGAAGATCAAGAGAAAGGTGCTGCAGTACAACGATAAGTTGGATGACTATGATTTAATGAATTAA